In a genomic window of Dyadobacter fermentans DSM 18053:
- a CDS encoding RNA polymerase sigma factor: MKNQDDRIHIEQVKQGNLASYTYLVDKYKNMAFTVAKKILPNTQDAEDAAQESFVKAYMQIGSFEGKSKFSTWLYTIVYRTAVSKLQARQLALQHIDEELEQNYDYQYSPPPLEALQTREREQFVKDAINRLPKLEALIVTLYYLNDSPIEEIEQITGLSNSNVKVKLFRARKMLGKELHFLL; encoded by the coding sequence ATGAAAAACCAGGACGACCGGATTCATATTGAGCAGGTAAAGCAGGGAAACCTGGCTTCGTATACCTACTTGGTCGACAAGTATAAGAACATGGCATTCACCGTGGCGAAGAAAATCCTGCCCAATACGCAGGACGCCGAGGATGCGGCGCAGGAAAGTTTCGTGAAGGCCTACATGCAGATCGGCAGCTTTGAGGGCAAGTCGAAATTCTCCACATGGCTCTACACGATTGTTTACCGAACGGCGGTTTCCAAATTACAGGCGCGGCAACTGGCATTGCAGCACATTGATGAAGAACTGGAACAAAACTACGATTACCAATACAGCCCGCCGCCGCTGGAAGCGCTGCAAACACGTGAACGAGAGCAGTTTGTGAAGGATGCGATCAACCGACTGCCCAAACTGGAAGCGCTGATCGTCACATTATATTATCTCAATGACAGCCCGATCGAGGAAATCGAACAAATCACCGGCCTTTCGAACAGCAATGTGAAAGTGAAGCTGTTCAGGGCGAGGAAGATGCTGGGTAAAGAATTGCATTTTTTGTTATAA
- a CDS encoding DUF6249 domain-containing protein, with protein sequence MSGVLISVAAFLSIFGIVYVFLMTRHRERIALIEKGADASIFTDKNQAYYPTLKFGMLFVGIALGILTGNWLDKMYDFSKGVAYLAMVFLFGGLSLILNFLIERYLNKPANRE encoded by the coding sequence ATGAGCGGTGTTCTTATTTCAGTTGCGGCATTTCTGAGCATATTCGGGATCGTTTACGTTTTCCTGATGACGCGCCACCGCGAACGTATAGCCCTGATCGAGAAAGGTGCCGACGCTTCCATTTTTACGGATAAAAACCAGGCATATTATCCTACACTCAAATTCGGAATGCTGTTTGTGGGCATCGCCCTCGGCATTCTCACCGGTAACTGGCTCGATAAAATGTATGATTTCAGCAAAGGGGTAGCTTACCTCGCCATGGTTTTTTTGTTCGGCGGCCTTAGTCTTATCCTGAATTTCCTGATTGAAAGGTATTTGAATAAACCTGCGAATCGGGAGTAG
- a CDS encoding DUF2281 domain-containing protein → MLTTIKGIYENGKVTISGSPPVHSRTEVTVTFPDEKPKTLQKRKAGVLSGKVWMSDDFDEPLDDLETGASRSD, encoded by the coding sequence ATGTTGACGACAATCAAAGGGATTTATGAAAATGGCAAAGTAACGATCTCCGGCAGCCCACCGGTCCATTCGCGTACGGAAGTAACTGTCACGTTTCCGGACGAGAAGCCCAAAACCCTTCAAAAGCGCAAAGCAGGCGTACTGTCAGGAAAAGTATGGATGTCTGATGATTTCGATGAACCGTTGGACGATTTGGAAACTGGTGCTTCCCGATCCGATTGA
- a CDS encoding ABC transporter permease translates to MIKNYLVIALRNLLKNKVYSLINIVGLAVGIAVTMLIGLWVWDELSYNKYHKNYDRVVQAWISQTFNGQTGTGTAVSIPSVTEMATKYPADFRHTALASWNFGHLLTNGDKKINKTGMWAQPSFPEMLGLKMIRGDYDALKNPGSVVICESLAKALFGDADPLNKALKLDIKKDVKVTGVYEDIPFNSSFNELYLILPWSDYLQSEGWVKNAQTQWGNHSFQWFAQVADHADIATVSRKIRDVEMPHAFSKTDKPQYMLHPMSRWHLYSDFKDGQNVGGRIQFVWLFGIIGVFVLLLACINFMNLSTARSEKRAKEVGIRKSIGSLKSQLVFQFLSESFLVVMFALLLAILIVLISLPAFNDLAGKHVRFPFFYWQFWLGLVAFALLTGLVAGSYPAFYLSSFNPLSVLKGTFRVGKYSAVPRKVMVVMQFTVSITLIIGTIIVFQQIQHAKDRPVGYDRQGLLQINISPNMWGKYYPLRDELLKTGAVFEMSESSSPTTGIYSNQIGFEWEGMEPGSVPLFGTIACTHDFGKTIGWKIIEGRDFSRDYSTDTSAFVLNESAVRLTGIKSIIGKTIRYNGKPMHVVGVIKDMVMQSPYEPAVPTIFMVNYEWANLINVKLTPGTPVDKALKKVEAVFRKHDPDSPFEFKFADEEYDAKFRAEERIGKLARVFAVLAVFISCLGLFGLAAYTAEQRTKEIGIRKTLGASVAQMWAMLSKEFIYLVIISCVIASPIALYFLNDWLKKYQYHIELSWVVFVVAAFLAVAITLLTVSFQAIKAALTNPVKSLRSE, encoded by the coding sequence ATGATCAAGAATTACCTCGTAATCGCGCTCCGCAACCTTCTTAAAAACAAAGTTTATTCCCTGATCAACATCGTAGGACTGGCAGTGGGCATTGCCGTCACGATGCTGATCGGGCTGTGGGTTTGGGATGAACTCTCTTACAACAAGTACCACAAAAACTACGACCGCGTCGTGCAGGCGTGGATCAGCCAGACTTTCAACGGGCAAACGGGCACGGGTACCGCGGTTTCGATTCCGTCCGTAACCGAAATGGCCACAAAATACCCGGCCGATTTCAGGCATACCGCGCTGGCTTCGTGGAATTTTGGGCATTTGCTCACCAATGGCGATAAGAAGATCAACAAAACCGGGATGTGGGCGCAGCCGTCGTTCCCGGAAATGCTGGGCCTGAAAATGATCCGCGGCGATTATGATGCATTGAAAAACCCGGGTTCGGTGGTGATCTGCGAGTCGCTGGCCAAGGCACTTTTCGGTGACGCCGACCCGCTGAACAAGGCACTTAAACTGGATATCAAGAAGGACGTCAAGGTGACGGGCGTTTATGAGGATATTCCCTTTAATTCAAGTTTTAACGAACTGTACCTCATCTTGCCGTGGAGCGATTACCTGCAATCCGAAGGTTGGGTGAAAAATGCACAGACCCAATGGGGTAACCACTCGTTCCAATGGTTTGCACAGGTGGCCGACCATGCCGATATCGCGACGGTTTCGCGAAAAATCCGCGACGTGGAAATGCCCCACGCATTCTCCAAAACCGACAAGCCGCAATACATGCTCCATCCAATGAGCCGCTGGCACCTGTATTCCGACTTTAAAGACGGCCAGAATGTCGGCGGGCGGATTCAGTTTGTGTGGCTTTTTGGGATTATCGGAGTGTTTGTGCTGCTGCTGGCCTGTATCAATTTCATGAACCTGAGCACGGCCCGTTCCGAAAAGCGCGCGAAAGAGGTCGGTATCCGCAAGTCGATCGGTTCGCTGAAAAGCCAGCTGGTATTTCAGTTTCTCAGTGAGTCCTTTCTTGTGGTCATGTTTGCGCTGCTACTGGCGATCCTGATCGTACTCATATCGCTGCCTGCATTCAACGACCTGGCCGGCAAGCATGTCCGGTTTCCATTCTTCTACTGGCAGTTTTGGCTGGGGCTGGTGGCATTTGCATTGCTTACGGGCCTGGTAGCGGGCAGCTATCCGGCTTTTTACCTGTCGTCGTTCAATCCGCTGTCGGTGCTGAAAGGGACATTCCGGGTAGGCAAGTATTCGGCCGTTCCGCGCAAGGTGATGGTGGTCATGCAGTTCACAGTTTCCATCACGCTGATCATCGGGACGATCATCGTTTTCCAGCAAATCCAGCATGCCAAGGACCGGCCGGTGGGTTACGACCGGCAGGGACTTTTGCAAATCAATATTTCGCCTAATATGTGGGGCAAATATTATCCGCTGCGTGACGAACTGCTCAAAACAGGGGCTGTTTTTGAAATGAGCGAATCGTCGAGCCCTACTACCGGCATTTATTCGAACCAGATCGGCTTTGAATGGGAGGGCATGGAGCCCGGCTCGGTGCCGCTGTTCGGGACCATCGCCTGTACGCACGATTTCGGCAAGACCATCGGCTGGAAAATCATAGAAGGCCGCGACTTTTCCCGCGATTATTCAACGGACACTTCTGCCTTCGTGCTGAACGAATCGGCCGTGAGGCTGACCGGAATTAAAAGCATCATCGGTAAAACGATCCGATACAACGGCAAACCGATGCATGTAGTGGGGGTGATCAAGGACATGGTGATGCAATCGCCCTACGAGCCGGCGGTGCCGACGATTTTTATGGTCAATTATGAATGGGCCAACCTGATCAACGTCAAACTTACACCCGGCACGCCGGTGGACAAGGCACTGAAAAAAGTGGAAGCCGTTTTCCGCAAACACGATCCCGACTCTCCGTTCGAATTCAAATTTGCCGATGAGGAATACGATGCGAAATTCAGGGCCGAAGAGCGGATCGGGAAGCTGGCGCGGGTGTTTGCGGTGCTGGCGGTGTTCATTTCGTGCCTTGGATTGTTTGGCCTGGCAGCCTACACGGCGGAGCAGCGCACGAAGGAAATCGGCATCCGCAAGACCCTGGGCGCGAGCGTAGCCCAAATGTGGGCGATGCTGTCCAAAGAATTTATTTACCTCGTCATTATATCCTGTGTTATCGCTTCGCCGATCGCCCTTTACTTCCTGAACGACTGGCTCAAAAAATACCAGTACCACATCGAGCTGAGCTGGGTAGTGTTCGTCGTGGCAGCATTCCTTGCGGTAGCGATCACCCTGCTAACCGTCAGCTTCCAGGCGATCAAAGCCGCATTAACCAACCCGGTAAAGTCGTTGCGGAGTGAGTAG
- a CDS encoding ABC transporter permease: MIKNYLTTSFRNLRRNWNFTLINITGLTLSLACCLLIFFTVRYELSFDSHHQHADRLYRLLNQNVNDGEKGFSAGIPLPALAALRNDYPEIREHVACTYGMRETLITVTDGKEKKKFSDPGYNVAFVGPEYFTMFDYRWLKGSPSQALKNPGSVVLTEGDALKYFGNADPIGKTIRVRNQMDFVVTGVVANPPATTNLPFTTMLSFGSLKEFGAFTNWDDWISSYGGGQMYIMLPEHVSEAQFEKQLLAFNKKYRDPKDAETLRFVLQPLKDIHFATKMGNYANRSISKGMIWTMSLVGIFILVIACVNFVNLATAQALRRSREVGVRKVLGSTRGQLLRQYFSETGIITTFSVIVALIAAQLLLPYISNTLNINADNVVFFKDPWILLCCIALTLVTTFLAGFYPALVVSGYQPILALKGKMTKNGSSQTNLRRGLIVLQFSISQVILIGTLIAYSQMKYFRSMDLGFEKDEIVTIAIPDEKQLETLSQKVTAIPGVKSITYSAFTPMSRSNWQTGFKYENDPEFLEFDIVMRPADTSYFHTFGLKMAAGRMYLPSDTAREYVVNEAFARKLGFKDPEGIIGKRLTIGGSDFKLPIVGVVKNFNTYTLHQEIIPCVMASMRNNYRLLNVKLDRHAGLDQVHRIEKAWTESFPDYLFKYTFYDQTLDSFYEKEAKLFSLFQILSAIAIFVGCLGLYGVVAFMAESRTKEMGIRKAIGASAMNIFGLFSVDFIKLVVIALVIASPIAWYFMDQWLQDFSYKVNISWWLFVAAGVAAVLIALVTISFQSIKAALTNPVTALRSE; encoded by the coding sequence ATGATCAAAAATTATCTAACGACTTCATTCAGAAACCTTCGGCGTAACTGGAATTTTACGCTGATCAACATCACCGGCCTGACCCTGAGCCTGGCCTGCTGCCTGCTGATCTTTTTTACAGTCCGGTACGAGTTGAGCTTTGACAGCCATCACCAGCATGCCGACCGCCTTTACCGGCTTCTCAATCAGAATGTTAATGATGGGGAAAAAGGGTTCTCGGCCGGCATTCCGCTTCCTGCATTGGCTGCTCTCCGCAACGACTATCCCGAGATCCGGGAGCATGTGGCCTGCACATACGGCATGCGTGAGACGCTGATTACGGTGACGGACGGAAAGGAAAAGAAGAAGTTTTCGGACCCTGGCTATAATGTGGCGTTTGTCGGTCCCGAGTATTTCACGATGTTCGATTACCGGTGGCTGAAAGGTTCGCCGTCGCAAGCGCTCAAAAACCCCGGCTCGGTGGTATTGACGGAAGGAGACGCGCTAAAATACTTTGGTAATGCCGATCCGATCGGGAAAACCATCCGGGTGAGAAACCAGATGGACTTCGTCGTGACGGGCGTCGTTGCCAACCCGCCTGCAACGACCAATTTGCCTTTTACCACCATGCTTTCGTTCGGCTCGCTGAAAGAATTCGGCGCGTTTACGAACTGGGACGATTGGATATCTTCCTACGGCGGCGGACAGATGTACATCATGCTGCCCGAGCATGTGAGCGAGGCGCAGTTTGAAAAGCAATTACTCGCATTCAACAAAAAATACCGCGATCCCAAGGATGCCGAAACGCTGCGGTTCGTTTTGCAGCCGTTGAAAGACATTCATTTTGCCACCAAAATGGGCAACTACGCGAACCGCTCGATCAGCAAGGGAATGATCTGGACCATGTCGCTGGTCGGGATATTTATCCTTGTTATCGCCTGCGTGAACTTTGTAAACCTCGCCACCGCACAGGCGCTACGCCGCTCGCGCGAGGTGGGCGTGAGGAAGGTACTGGGAAGCACGAGAGGGCAGTTACTGCGCCAATATTTCTCCGAAACGGGCATTATCACCACCTTCTCGGTGATCGTAGCACTCATTGCCGCGCAGTTATTACTTCCCTACATCAGCAATACGCTCAACATCAATGCGGACAATGTGGTGTTCTTCAAAGACCCGTGGATATTGCTGTGCTGCATCGCATTAACGCTTGTTACGACTTTCCTGGCGGGTTTTTACCCGGCGCTGGTGGTATCGGGTTACCAGCCGATACTCGCATTGAAAGGTAAAATGACCAAGAATGGGAGCAGCCAGACTAATCTGCGGAGGGGGCTGATCGTACTGCAATTCTCGATTTCCCAAGTGATTCTGATCGGCACGCTTATCGCTTACAGCCAGATGAAGTATTTCAGATCCATGGACCTGGGTTTTGAAAAAGACGAGATCGTGACCATCGCGATCCCGGATGAAAAGCAGCTGGAAACACTGAGCCAGAAGGTAACGGCCATTCCCGGAGTTAAATCCATCACGTACAGTGCATTCACGCCGATGTCGCGAAGCAATTGGCAAACCGGGTTCAAATACGAAAATGATCCCGAATTCCTGGAATTTGATATCGTAATGCGCCCTGCGGACACGTCGTACTTCCACACATTCGGACTGAAAATGGCTGCGGGAAGGATGTACCTTCCGTCGGATACGGCGCGGGAATATGTCGTGAACGAGGCATTTGCCCGCAAACTCGGTTTTAAAGACCCCGAGGGCATCATCGGCAAGCGGCTGACGATCGGCGGCAGCGACTTCAAGTTGCCGATCGTGGGCGTTGTGAAAAATTTCAATACTTACACATTACACCAGGAAATCATTCCCTGCGTAATGGCTTCGATGCGAAACAATTACCGCCTGCTGAACGTGAAACTGGATCGGCACGCGGGGCTCGACCAGGTCCACCGCATCGAAAAAGCCTGGACGGAATCATTTCCGGATTATCTGTTCAAATACACTTTCTACGACCAGACGCTCGACAGCTTTTACGAAAAAGAAGCCAAGCTCTTTTCGCTCTTCCAGATACTGAGCGCCATTGCAATATTCGTCGGCTGCCTGGGCCTTTATGGCGTGGTAGCGTTTATGGCCGAGTCGCGTACGAAAGAAATGGGCATTCGGAAGGCCATTGGCGCATCGGCGATGAATATTTTCGGCCTTTTCTCGGTCGATTTTATCAAGCTGGTGGTGATTGCGCTCGTCATTGCTTCACCTATCGCCTGGTATTTTATGGACCAGTGGTTGCAGGATTTTAGTTACAAAGTCAATATCAGCTGGTGGCTGTTTGTGGCTGCTGGTGTGGCGGCGGTGCTTATTGCACTGGTTACGATCAGTTTCCAAAGCATCAAAGCGGCGCTTACGAATCCCGTAACGGCCCTAAGGAGTGAATAA